The Candidatus Nitrosymbiomonas proteolyticus genome has a segment encoding these proteins:
- a CDS encoding 23S rRNA G2069 N7-methylase RlmK, translating into MRPDRHKKLLNGYPWAHKGDLQSADPGLEPGGLVRIESSQGEFVGIGSYLPEGRFPVRLFTNRDERIDERFFLGRFESALKRRPLTEWNTDAYRALFSEADGVPGLVLDVYRKRLVVQVRSMGMERLREAWMPALLKAFEPDSILERSDMAGRLEEGLEPLVADLYGTSPDEVPLTEGGLEFRAQIRSGPKTGFYLDQRESRALLRASVRPNDKVLDLFCFSGAFAISAAAAGARVTGIDLLPEAIRLAKAHANTNGIEANFIEANVFDWLEGGLARETYDWIVIDPPAISKSREKSDSLKWAIWKLVYHSLPVLAEGGRLAVFSCSYALSLQTLMETVRMAASDRGRRLFVERITLQPLDHPYLLQFPESLYLKGLWVQAG; encoded by the coding sequence TTGCGGCCGGATCGGCACAAGAAGCTGCTGAACGGCTACCCTTGGGCGCATAAGGGCGATCTCCAATCCGCCGACCCAGGTCTCGAACCGGGTGGCCTCGTGCGGATCGAATCGTCCCAAGGCGAATTCGTCGGGATCGGAAGCTACCTCCCCGAGGGTCGATTCCCGGTTCGATTGTTTACGAACCGCGACGAAAGGATCGACGAGCGCTTCTTTTTAGGTCGGTTCGAATCCGCCCTCAAGCGCCGGCCGCTCACGGAATGGAACACGGACGCCTATCGCGCCCTTTTTTCGGAGGCGGATGGCGTCCCCGGCTTGGTGCTGGACGTCTATCGGAAGCGATTGGTGGTGCAAGTGCGCTCGATGGGTATGGAGAGGCTCCGCGAGGCCTGGATGCCAGCGTTGCTCAAGGCGTTTGAACCTGATTCGATCCTTGAGCGTAGCGACATGGCCGGGAGGCTCGAAGAAGGGTTGGAGCCGCTGGTGGCCGACCTTTATGGCACCTCCCCCGATGAGGTTCCGCTTACGGAAGGTGGGCTCGAATTCCGCGCTCAGATCCGGTCGGGGCCGAAGACCGGCTTCTACCTCGACCAGCGTGAGAGCCGCGCCTTGCTGCGGGCGAGCGTGCGACCCAATGACAAGGTCCTCGATCTCTTCTGTTTTTCTGGTGCGTTCGCGATTTCAGCCGCCGCTGCCGGCGCGCGAGTTACGGGGATCGACCTTCTCCCGGAGGCGATCCGGCTCGCCAAGGCGCACGCCAACACGAACGGGATCGAAGCGAACTTCATCGAAGCCAACGTGTTCGATTGGCTCGAGGGGGGCCTCGCAAGGGAGACCTACGATTGGATCGTCATCGACCCTCCGGCGATCTCCAAGAGCCGGGAAAAAAGCGACTCCCTCAAATGGGCGATTTGGAAGCTGGTGTACCACTCGCTCCCGGTTTTGGCCGAGGGTGGGAGATTGGCGGTCTTCAGTTGCTCCTATGCGCTTAGTTTGCAGACCCTGATGGAGACAGTGCGAATGGCGGCGAGCGACCGAGGCCGAAGGCTCTTCGTCGAACGCATTACGCTCCAGCCGCTCGACCACCCTTACCTCCTGCAATTCCCAGAGAGCCTCTATCTCAAGGGCCTTTGGGTTCAAGCCGGGTAG
- a CDS encoding 1,6-anhydro-N-acetylmuramyl-L-alanine amidase AmpD: MPTPLLALGILGAFWAQEPTEWKDPGYAKLVWDQSPNFNRRPESALIDTVVLHHTAGPTLWGTVSWFRAERSQVSAHFTIGKDGSIVQHVSTFERAWHAGVSRDHLGRENLNNFSVGIEMVNVGDGNDPWTKEQVAVVGFLISHLKKRFPLKYITSHEFIAVPKGRKPDPKNFPWKDLDWLGLELVYDMSRRADPSTR, translated from the coding sequence ATGCCGACGCCATTGCTCGCTCTCGGAATCCTCGGCGCATTCTGGGCGCAGGAACCTACAGAGTGGAAAGACCCCGGGTACGCCAAGCTCGTCTGGGACCAATCTCCGAACTTCAATCGCCGCCCCGAAAGCGCGCTGATCGACACCGTAGTGCTCCATCACACCGCGGGGCCGACACTTTGGGGGACCGTCAGTTGGTTCCGAGCCGAACGTAGCCAGGTGAGCGCTCACTTCACCATCGGCAAAGATGGCTCCATCGTTCAACATGTTTCGACCTTCGAACGGGCTTGGCACGCGGGGGTGAGCCGGGATCACCTTGGCAGGGAGAACCTAAACAACTTCTCCGTCGGGATTGAAATGGTGAACGTCGGAGACGGAAACGACCCTTGGACCAAAGAGCAGGTCGCGGTGGTGGGGTTCCTGATCTCTCACCTGAAGAAGCGCTTCCCGCTCAAGTACATTACGAGCCACGAGTTCATCGCGGTCCCGAAGGGAAGGAAGCCCGACCCCAAGAATTTCCCGTGGAAGGACCTCGACTGGCTGGGTCTGGAGCTCGTCTACGATATGAGCCGTCGTGCCGACCCATCGACTCGATAG
- a CDS encoding isochorismate synthase, with the protein MARWDNFHVWRARLPHWRADGVTYFVTFRHSRPLTPPEVHVLFACLLQPEGKRWNLDCLCVLPEKTELLVRVPKGSGGKQAELSDVVEKAKSKAGKAILKKSGERFPPFYRESYDHIVRDDDEFHQFWESIIFSPAEQGLVEEAEEYDALYVAGA; encoded by the coding sequence ATGGCGCGATGGGACAACTTCCACGTTTGGAGGGCGCGACTGCCCCACTGGCGCGCGGACGGCGTCACCTACTTTGTGACGTTCCGACACTCGCGGCCCCTCACGCCCCCTGAAGTCCACGTACTGTTCGCTTGCCTGCTTCAACCCGAAGGCAAGAGGTGGAATCTGGACTGCCTCTGCGTGCTGCCCGAAAAGACCGAGCTTCTTGTCCGGGTGCCGAAAGGGTCCGGAGGGAAGCAGGCCGAACTCAGCGACGTCGTGGAGAAGGCAAAGAGTAAGGCGGGGAAGGCGATCCTCAAGAAGTCCGGCGAGCGCTTTCCGCCCTTTTACCGCGAGAGTTACGACCATATCGTTCGCGATGACGACGAGTTTCATCAGTTCTGGGAGTCGATTATCTTCAGCCCGGCGGAGCAGGGACTCGTCGAGGAAGCGGAAGAGTACGATGCCCTCTACGTCGCGGGAGCCTGA
- a CDS encoding nitrogen regulatory protein P-II 1, with translation MKRIEAVVRVSSLEAVKEALEAEGIFGLTVEQVRGYGRQFGRTDRYQGSTYAMNLLPKSKIVTVVRDEDCETAIQAIVSACHTGEIGDGKIFVSEVLDAIRIRTGETGDAALQ, from the coding sequence ATGAAGCGAATTGAGGCCGTCGTCCGGGTCAGCAGTCTGGAAGCGGTCAAGGAAGCCCTCGAGGCAGAAGGGATCTTCGGGCTGACCGTCGAACAGGTTCGAGGGTACGGCAGGCAGTTTGGCCGTACCGACCGATACCAAGGCAGCACCTATGCGATGAACCTGCTTCCCAAAAGTAAGATCGTGACGGTCGTTCGTGACGAGGACTGCGAAACCGCGATTCAGGCGATCGTCTCCGCTTGTCATACGGGCGAAATTGGCGACGGCAAAATCTTCGTCTCCGAAGTTCTCGACGCGATCCGAATTCGAACCGGAGAGACTGGCGACGCGGCCTTGCAGTGA
- a CDS encoding PAS domain-containing sensor histidine kinase has translation MNQGSLWTNIVCFGGAVLLGATGVYLWFVPGVPVSTRLLVLSFALLLALVGGKAQSLIGVQLKRSKRAEDRSERYLSQLQVQRNAINAFADGLENGVIVCDTKRTIVFANKSAREMFGYDSVRGRSVIAVTLSYDLEQLVLSAGQGEETRTCEVSLSYPESRVCLAEAWPDPQGGRVFLTLYDMTALRRLERIRKDFVANVSHELRTPLSSIRAMAETLQTDDTLDPPKRFEYLERIIAEVDRLSQLTSDLLVLSSAESNPVRQQACDFSALTQAVLQQLEAKAKKKGLKLTLKSPKRLDIEANPAQISQVAINLIDNAINYTNEGEVSVEVRQEGDNAVLEVSDTGIGIPSEQLPRVFERFYRVDPGRSRATGGTGLGLSIVRHIVEAHGGYCEVESTLGKGSTFRAILPIRAEGPSPPPTTQAELKKK, from the coding sequence ATGAACCAAGGCTCCCTCTGGACGAACATCGTTTGCTTCGGTGGCGCTGTGTTGCTCGGCGCGACGGGGGTCTATTTGTGGTTCGTGCCGGGAGTCCCGGTCTCGACGCGGCTCCTCGTGCTCTCCTTCGCCTTGCTATTGGCTTTGGTGGGGGGCAAGGCGCAATCCCTCATCGGAGTCCAGTTGAAGAGGTCGAAGCGAGCGGAAGACCGATCAGAAAGATATCTTTCTCAACTGCAGGTCCAGCGAAATGCCATCAACGCGTTTGCAGACGGCCTCGAAAACGGGGTCATCGTGTGCGACACCAAGAGGACAATCGTTTTTGCGAACAAGTCTGCGAGGGAGATGTTCGGCTACGATTCCGTCAGAGGGCGCTCGGTGATAGCGGTCACGCTCTCCTACGACCTCGAACAGCTGGTTTTGTCGGCGGGTCAGGGCGAGGAGACCCGGACATGCGAAGTGTCGCTCAGTTACCCCGAATCGCGCGTGTGCTTGGCCGAAGCGTGGCCCGATCCTCAAGGCGGGAGGGTGTTCTTGACCCTTTACGACATGACCGCGCTTCGCAGGCTGGAGCGGATTCGAAAAGACTTCGTCGCCAACGTTTCGCACGAGCTCCGTACGCCTCTCTCGTCGATCCGGGCGATGGCCGAAACCCTCCAAACCGACGACACTCTCGACCCTCCCAAGCGGTTCGAATACCTCGAGCGGATCATCGCCGAGGTCGACCGGCTCTCTCAACTCACCTCCGACCTGCTCGTGCTTTCCTCCGCCGAGTCCAACCCCGTCCGGCAGCAGGCCTGCGACTTCAGCGCTCTGACGCAAGCCGTGCTGCAACAGCTTGAGGCCAAAGCGAAAAAGAAGGGACTGAAGCTCACTCTGAAGTCGCCCAAGCGGCTCGACATCGAAGCCAACCCGGCGCAGATTTCCCAGGTTGCGATCAACCTGATCGACAACGCCATCAACTACACGAATGAAGGCGAGGTGAGCGTGGAGGTTCGCCAAGAAGGGGACAACGCGGTTCTCGAAGTCAGCGATACAGGCATTGGCATCCCCAGCGAGCAACTCCCGCGTGTGTTCGAGCGATTCTATCGGGTCGACCCCGGCAGGTCGCGCGCGACTGGGGGGACGGGCCTGGGCCTCTCTATCGTCCGGCACATCGTCGAAGCCCACGGCGGGTATTGCGAGGTAGAGAGCACCCTAGGCAAGGGTTCGACGTTTCGGGCGATCCTCCCGATTCGAGCCGAGGGCCCATCACCTCCACCGACCACGCAGGCCGAACTCAAAAAGAAGTAG
- a CDS encoding HslU--HslV peptidase proteolytic subunit gives MTRSTTVVGVLKGGCVAVAADGQVTMGDATILKHTAKKVRRLSGGKVLCGFAGAVADAQALQDRFETKLDAFNGNLKRAAIEFAKDWRTDKVLRHLNALMIAADAEALLVISGDGNVVEPDDGVAGIGSGGAFALAAARALLKNTDLSARQIAEQSLQIASEICVYTNDQINIETLGADEAN, from the coding sequence ATGACTCGAAGCACAACGGTGGTGGGGGTCCTCAAGGGCGGGTGCGTGGCCGTCGCCGCCGATGGGCAAGTGACGATGGGCGATGCGACGATCCTGAAGCACACGGCCAAGAAGGTGCGGAGGCTCTCAGGAGGAAAGGTCCTTTGCGGGTTTGCGGGCGCGGTGGCGGACGCCCAAGCCCTTCAGGATCGGTTCGAAACCAAGCTCGACGCGTTCAACGGCAACCTCAAACGAGCCGCCATCGAATTCGCCAAGGACTGGCGGACCGACAAGGTCCTGAGACATCTCAACGCTCTCATGATCGCAGCGGACGCAGAAGCTCTGCTCGTCATCAGCGGCGACGGAAACGTCGTAGAGCCTGACGATGGGGTGGCGGGAATCGGATCTGGGGGAGCCTTCGCGCTCGCGGCGGCGAGGGCGTTACTCAAGAACACAGACCTTTCCGCAAGGCAGATCGCCGAACAGTCGCTCCAAATTGCTTCAGAGATCTGCGTCTACACCAACGACCAAATCAACATCGAGACTTTGGGGGCCGATGAAGCGAATTGA
- a CDS encoding phytanoyl-CoA hydroxylase, protein MNSSVDRSEFWAENGYWVERALFTKDECSSFIDHFMELRGKGEYWGDFPGVDPSFSDPLLKYPRMIHMHRWDSLSRAWVVEPRIGGCFANLLDELPIAVQTMLYFKPPGARGQALHQDQTYLRARPGTCYAAWLALDDCDEENGCLVVVPGSHRLPLLCTEKADLTESFTDVAAPLPPGASEVPMVMESGDCLFFHGNLIHGSHPNRTSDRFRRSLIGHYIDQMSEEVAGFYHPAIRFDGAEPQLAVSPEGGPCGRFVAETGELVMEAFVPRTGPKHE, encoded by the coding sequence ATGAATTCGAGTGTCGATCGCAGCGAGTTTTGGGCGGAAAACGGCTACTGGGTCGAGCGTGCGCTCTTCACGAAAGACGAGTGCTCCTCGTTCATCGATCACTTCATGGAGTTGCGGGGGAAGGGCGAGTATTGGGGAGACTTCCCCGGAGTCGATCCTTCGTTCTCTGACCCGTTGCTCAAGTATCCGAGAATGATCCATATGCACCGGTGGGACTCGCTGAGCCGGGCTTGGGTGGTCGAGCCCCGAATCGGCGGCTGTTTCGCAAACCTGCTCGACGAACTCCCCATCGCCGTTCAAACGATGCTCTACTTCAAGCCTCCGGGCGCGAGGGGTCAGGCGCTTCACCAAGACCAGACGTACCTGCGGGCCCGGCCAGGAACCTGCTACGCCGCTTGGCTGGCCCTCGACGATTGCGACGAAGAGAACGGATGCCTCGTGGTCGTCCCGGGCTCTCACCGACTGCCGCTGCTTTGCACGGAGAAGGCGGATCTCACCGAGAGCTTTACAGACGTCGCCGCGCCCCTGCCCCCAGGAGCCTCGGAGGTTCCTATGGTCATGGAGTCGGGCGACTGCTTGTTCTTCCACGGCAACCTCATCCATGGAAGCCACCCGAACCGAACTTCGGACCGCTTCCGCCGTTCGCTGATCGGACATTACATCGACCAGATGTCCGAAGAAGTCGCCGGGTTCTATCATCCGGCGATCCGGTTCGACGGCGCCGAGCCCCAATTGGCTGTGAGTCCTGAGGGGGGACCTTGCGGTAGGTTCGTCGCTGAGACCGGTGAGTTGGTGATGGAGGCGTTCGTCCCGCGCACCGGCCCCAAGCACGAGTAG
- a CDS encoding chaperone protein DnaK yields the protein MSRTVGIDLGTTNSVVAVMEGGEPVVIASAEGGRTIPSVVGFKANGERLVGVVAKRQMVVNPENTVYSIKRFMGHKLDEVKEEAGRVTYKVKADKKGNAVAYIPAAEKEFTPEEISAMILQKLKADAEAYLGTTVDKAVITVPAYFNDAQRTATKNAGEIAGLKVERIINEPTAASLAYGLDKKTNETILVFDLGGGTFDVSVLDVGEGVFQVQSTAGDSHLGGDDFDQRVVDWLIKEFKKDQGIDLSKDRNALQRLRDAAERAKIELSSQLTAEINIPYITSVDNDPKHLDYTLTRAKFAELCEDLLERIRKPFQQALDDAKLEAKGLDEVVLVGGSTRMPMVQELVKKLTGKDPNRSVNPDEVVAVGAAIQAGILGGEFGKDIVLLDVTPLSLGVETQGGIFDKLIDRNTTIPTRKGRTYTTAVDNQSDVEIHILQGERPLARDNKSLGKFHLTGIPPAPARVPQIEVTFDIDANGILNVSAKDLGTGNHQKITITGSGNLNREEIDRMVKEAEMNAESDREAADRAELKNKADQLAYSVEKTLKEAGDTIAEADRSRIEEKIANLRKAVSQDEAAEIEAAYRDLESESHTIAEQMYKQASTESASEEEPPAAGVGAETGGSGGDDVIDAEFKEEK from the coding sequence ATGTCGCGAACAGTAGGAATCGATTTAGGAACAACGAACTCCGTCGTGGCCGTGATGGAAGGCGGAGAGCCGGTCGTGATCGCCTCCGCAGAAGGGGGACGCACGATCCCGAGCGTGGTGGGCTTCAAGGCCAATGGCGAGCGCCTGGTCGGAGTGGTCGCCAAGCGCCAGATGGTGGTCAACCCAGAGAACACCGTGTACTCGATCAAACGGTTCATGGGCCACAAGCTGGACGAGGTCAAGGAAGAGGCCGGACGGGTGACCTACAAGGTCAAGGCCGACAAGAAGGGCAACGCCGTTGCGTATATCCCCGCTGCCGAGAAAGAGTTCACGCCCGAAGAGATCAGCGCCATGATCTTGCAGAAGCTGAAGGCCGATGCCGAGGCCTACCTGGGCACGACCGTCGACAAAGCGGTGATTACGGTCCCGGCTTACTTCAACGACGCGCAGAGAACCGCGACAAAGAACGCGGGAGAAATCGCCGGCCTCAAGGTCGAGCGGATCATCAACGAGCCGACCGCGGCTTCGCTGGCCTATGGCCTCGACAAGAAGACGAACGAGACGATTCTCGTGTTCGACCTTGGAGGGGGGACGTTCGACGTGTCGGTTCTCGACGTGGGCGAAGGCGTGTTTCAGGTTCAATCGACGGCGGGCGACAGTCACCTTGGGGGCGACGATTTCGACCAGCGGGTCGTCGATTGGCTGATCAAGGAGTTCAAGAAAGACCAAGGGATCGATCTCTCGAAGGACCGGAATGCCTTGCAGCGGCTGCGCGATGCGGCCGAGCGCGCGAAGATCGAGCTGAGCTCGCAGTTGACCGCGGAGATCAACATTCCCTACATCACCAGCGTCGACAACGACCCCAAGCACCTGGACTACACGCTCACCCGGGCAAAGTTCGCCGAACTGTGTGAAGACCTTTTGGAGCGTATCCGCAAGCCGTTTCAGCAGGCTCTCGACGACGCCAAGCTCGAAGCAAAGGGTCTCGACGAGGTCGTGCTGGTCGGTGGCTCGACTCGGATGCCGATGGTGCAAGAACTCGTGAAGAAGCTCACGGGGAAGGACCCGAACCGTTCGGTGAACCCGGATGAGGTCGTGGCGGTAGGCGCCGCAATCCAAGCGGGCATCTTGGGCGGAGAGTTTGGGAAGGACATCGTGCTTCTCGACGTGACGCCGCTCTCGCTCGGAGTCGAGACCCAAGGCGGGATTTTTGACAAGCTGATCGATCGCAATACGACGATCCCCACGCGCAAGGGCAGGACCTACACGACTGCCGTGGACAACCAGTCCGACGTCGAAATCCACATTCTGCAAGGGGAGCGCCCGCTTGCGAGGGACAACAAGAGCCTTGGCAAGTTCCACCTGACCGGCATTCCGCCTGCGCCTGCCCGCGTCCCGCAAATCGAGGTCACCTTCGACATCGACGCGAACGGAATCTTGAACGTCAGCGCAAAGGACCTCGGAACCGGCAACCATCAGAAGATCACCATCACGGGTTCGGGCAACCTGAACCGGGAAGAGATCGACCGGATGGTGAAGGAGGCCGAGATGAACGCGGAGTCCGACCGCGAGGCTGCGGACCGCGCCGAACTCAAGAACAAGGCCGACCAACTCGCTTATTCGGTCGAAAAGACGCTCAAGGAAGCGGGGGATACGATCGCGGAGGCGGATCGATCGCGCATCGAAGAGAAGATCGCCAACCTACGCAAGGCCGTCAGCCAAGACGAGGCGGCCGAGATCGAGGCAGCGTACCGCGACCTTGAGTCCGAGAGCCACACGATCGCCGAGCAGATGTACAAGCAGGCTTCCACCGAGTCGGCTTCTGAAGAGGAACCGCCCGCTGCGGGAGTCGGTGCGGAAACCGGTGGCTCGGGAGGCGACGACGTGATCGACGCTGAGTTCAAGGAAGAAAAGTAG
- a CDS encoding sugar phosphate isomerase/epimerase, with the protein MSRENHQDILIGTIAPPKPDYLRQVVEHGFECFELTFGPEVVDADLPALAQELLGVIDGRAVISSVGIYGNPLQEEKWVRGWEALLRGAKHFGANVVCGFAGALEDRPVDQSMDKFREVFGELARIAEGEGLKIAFENCDMGGTWNAPKWNIAHSPRAWEMMFDAVPSDALGLEWEPCHQMVSLIDPVPQLRKWVSKVHHLHGKDATVAWDVIEERGTRSGETYVWHRTPGFGDTNWSDVITILRLGGFRGAIDIEGWHDPVYRDELEMTGQVYALDYLRACRGGEFVPNPTQ; encoded by the coding sequence ATGTCCCGTGAAAACCACCAAGACATCCTCATTGGAACCATCGCTCCACCCAAGCCCGATTACCTTCGACAGGTCGTCGAGCACGGCTTTGAGTGCTTCGAGCTGACGTTCGGCCCTGAGGTCGTCGACGCCGATCTGCCTGCTTTGGCGCAAGAGCTTTTGGGCGTGATCGACGGGAGGGCCGTCATCAGTAGCGTGGGCATTTACGGCAACCCGCTGCAGGAAGAGAAGTGGGTTCGGGGGTGGGAGGCCCTGCTTCGGGGCGCCAAGCACTTCGGAGCGAACGTGGTGTGCGGCTTTGCCGGCGCCCTCGAAGACCGACCCGTCGACCAAAGCATGGACAAGTTCCGGGAGGTGTTCGGAGAATTGGCGAGAATCGCCGAAGGAGAGGGCCTCAAAATCGCCTTCGAAAACTGCGATATGGGAGGCACTTGGAACGCCCCGAAGTGGAACATCGCCCACTCTCCGAGGGCGTGGGAAATGATGTTTGACGCCGTCCCGAGCGACGCGTTAGGCTTGGAATGGGAGCCTTGCCACCAGATGGTGAGCCTCATCGACCCGGTTCCTCAACTGAGAAAGTGGGTAAGCAAGGTTCATCACCTTCACGGCAAAGACGCGACCGTGGCGTGGGACGTGATCGAAGAGCGGGGAACAAGGTCGGGCGAGACCTACGTTTGGCACCGCACCCCAGGCTTCGGCGACACCAACTGGAGCGACGTGATCACGATTCTCCGACTGGGAGGCTTTCGGGGCGCGATCGACATCGAGGGATGGCACGACCCCGTGTACCGCGACGAACTCGAAATGACCGGCCAGGTCTATGCGCTCGATTATCTAAGGGCGTGTCGGGGTGGAGAGTTCGTCCCCAACCCGACACAGTAG
- a CDS encoding HNH endonuclease produces the protein MHIDTKRRITVRELVEGYVDQAEEGVRGYGGKLNIRPAYQREFIYKDKQRNEVIHTVRKGFPLNTMYWVAVEDPSPPAPSPPEGRGGYELMDGQQRTISLCQYVAGDFAIEIERTPYFFGNLTAERQNQILDYELQIYVCEGTDQEKLDWFKIINIAGEKLTDQELRNAIYTGPWLADAKRWFSKTGCPAYAIGEKYVNGSPIRQDFLETALEWMNDGDVEGYMSVHQHDADAQPLWQHFQSVINWVQVLFPNYRKEMKGLEWGRFYRDHGQRKDLNAATLESRIKELIDDDEVQSVKGIYEYLLTNNEKTLNLRTFDDKMKRKKYEEQKGICPMCKKHFEIGEMEADHILPWHNGGKTVLENCQMLCKMDNRTKSGK, from the coding sequence ATGCACATAGACACGAAGAGAAGGATCACCGTCCGCGAGCTGGTCGAGGGCTACGTGGACCAGGCGGAAGAGGGCGTGCGCGGGTATGGCGGGAAGCTGAACATCCGCCCCGCCTACCAGCGCGAGTTCATCTACAAGGACAAGCAGCGCAACGAGGTCATCCACACCGTGCGCAAGGGCTTCCCGCTCAACACGATGTATTGGGTTGCCGTCGAGGACCCCTCACCCCCCGCCCCCTCTCCCCCGGAGGGGCGAGGGGGTTACGAGCTCATGGACGGGCAGCAGCGCACGATCAGCCTCTGCCAGTACGTCGCGGGCGACTTCGCCATCGAGATCGAAAGGACGCCCTACTTCTTCGGCAACCTCACCGCCGAGCGGCAGAATCAGATCCTGGACTACGAGCTCCAGATCTACGTCTGCGAGGGCACCGACCAGGAAAAGCTCGACTGGTTCAAGATCATCAACATCGCGGGTGAGAAGCTGACCGACCAGGAGCTGCGTAACGCGATCTACACTGGTCCCTGGCTCGCCGATGCCAAGCGATGGTTCAGCAAGACCGGCTGCCCCGCCTACGCGATCGGCGAGAAGTACGTGAACGGCTCGCCCATCCGGCAGGACTTCCTGGAAACGGCCCTCGAGTGGATGAACGACGGCGACGTCGAAGGCTACATGAGCGTGCACCAGCACGACGCCGACGCCCAACCGCTCTGGCAGCACTTTCAAAGCGTGATCAACTGGGTGCAGGTGCTATTCCCGAACTACCGCAAGGAAATGAAGGGCCTCGAATGGGGCAGGTTCTACCGAGACCACGGACAGAGAAAAGACCTGAACGCCGCCACGCTCGAGAGCCGGATCAAAGAACTGATCGACGACGACGAAGTGCAAAGCGTCAAGGGAATCTACGAGTACTTGCTGACGAACAATGAAAAGACCCTGAACCTGCGCACCTTCGACGACAAGATGAAGCGGAAGAAGTACGAGGAGCAGAAGGGCATCTGCCCTATGTGCAAGAAGCACTTCGAAATCGGCGAAATGGAAGCCGACCACATCCTCCCCTGGCACAACGGCGGCAAGACCGTCCTGGAAAACTGCCAGATGCTCTGCAAGATGGACAACCGAACCAAGAGCGGGAAGTAG